The following proteins are co-located in the Salvelinus fontinalis isolate EN_2023a chromosome 41, ASM2944872v1, whole genome shotgun sequence genome:
- the LOC129840403 gene encoding ly6/PLAUR domain-containing protein 1-like isoform X3, with protein MLRAFPRDVSTFPGYALQIQCYQCEEVKNNECSTPEFIVNCTVNVQDMCQKEVLVKKDGIFYRKSCASSGACLISSSGYQQFCTGRINSVCISCCNTPLCNGPRKKNRPVPSAATFSFSSLLLLLVSLALVSLVLT; from the exons ATGCTGAGAGCATTTCCTCGTGATGTGTCAACGTTTCCAG GTTATGCTCTCCAGATCCAGTGTTACCAGTGTGAGGAGGTGAAAAACAATGAATGCTCCACGCCGGAGTTCATTGTCAACTGCACGGTCAACGTGCAGGACATGTGTCAGAAGGAGGTACTGGTGAAGAAGGATG gCATATTTTACCGCAAGTCCTGCGCCTCATCCGGGGCGTGCCTCATATCCTCGTCAGGCTACCAGCAGTTCTGCACTGGAAGGATCAACTCTGTGTGCATTTCCTGCTGTAACACACCGCTCTGCAATGGGCCCCGGAAGAAGAACCGCCCGGTCCCGTCAGCCGCGACCTTTTCATTTTCCTCCCTTCTTTTGCTGCTGGTCTCCCTCGCGCTGGTCTCCCTCGTTCTGACATAG
- the LOC129840403 gene encoding ly6/PLAUR domain-containing protein 1-like isoform X1 — MVKCAWLPTVHSMPKSLSKGYALQIQCYQCEEVKNNECSTPEFIVNCTVNVQDMCQKEVLVKKDGIFYRKSCASSGACLISSSGYQQFCTGRINSVCISCCNTPLCNGPRKKNRPVPSAATFSFSSLLLLLVSLALVSLVLT; from the exons ATGGTTAAATGTGCATGGCTGCCAACGGTGCATTCCATGCCCAAAAGCCTATCCAAAG GTTATGCTCTCCAGATCCAGTGTTACCAGTGTGAGGAGGTGAAAAACAATGAATGCTCCACGCCGGAGTTCATTGTCAACTGCACGGTCAACGTGCAGGACATGTGTCAGAAGGAGGTACTGGTGAAGAAGGATG gCATATTTTACCGCAAGTCCTGCGCCTCATCCGGGGCGTGCCTCATATCCTCGTCAGGCTACCAGCAGTTCTGCACTGGAAGGATCAACTCTGTGTGCATTTCCTGCTGTAACACACCGCTCTGCAATGGGCCCCGGAAGAAGAACCGCCCGGTCCCGTCAGCCGCGACCTTTTCATTTTCCTCCCTTCTTTTGCTGCTGGTCTCCCTCGCGCTGGTCTCCCTCGTTCTGACATAG
- the LOC129840403 gene encoding ly6/PLAUR domain-containing protein 1-like isoform X2, with translation MLLLIYATLLGIFLKTGYALQIQCYQCEEVKNNECSTPEFIVNCTVNVQDMCQKEVLVKKDGIFYRKSCASSGACLISSSGYQQFCTGRINSVCISCCNTPLCNGPRKKNRPVPSAATFSFSSLLLLLVSLALVSLVLT, from the exons ATGTTGCTTCTCATTTATGCAACTTTGCTTGGAATTTTCCTCAAAACAG GTTATGCTCTCCAGATCCAGTGTTACCAGTGTGAGGAGGTGAAAAACAATGAATGCTCCACGCCGGAGTTCATTGTCAACTGCACGGTCAACGTGCAGGACATGTGTCAGAAGGAGGTACTGGTGAAGAAGGATG gCATATTTTACCGCAAGTCCTGCGCCTCATCCGGGGCGTGCCTCATATCCTCGTCAGGCTACCAGCAGTTCTGCACTGGAAGGATCAACTCTGTGTGCATTTCCTGCTGTAACACACCGCTCTGCAATGGGCCCCGGAAGAAGAACCGCCCGGTCCCGTCAGCCGCGACCTTTTCATTTTCCTCCCTTCTTTTGCTGCTGGTCTCCCTCGCGCTGGTCTCCCTCGTTCTGACATAG